A genomic region of Arachis hypogaea cultivar Tifrunner chromosome 5, arahy.Tifrunner.gnm2.J5K5, whole genome shotgun sequence contains the following coding sequences:
- the LOC140184637 gene encoding putative transcription factor bHLH107, which produces MDKAALLGSVVDHVKDLKRKAMDVSKSITVPSKTDEVTIIECDPDQDESYAKVKILKHNIVISVCCDDRPELFNELIQVLKRLRLINQDQNIFRSSKTEAAKHTQNKKYQKIRIQNQEGSIEQASSQNLKKSKSKIKKAA; this is translated from the coding sequence ATGGACAAGGCTGCATTACTAGGGAGTGTAGTAGATCATGTGAAGGATCTAAAGCGAAAAGCGATGGATGTGAGTAAAAGCATCACAGTTCCAAGTAAAACTGATGAAGTAACAATAATAGAGTGTGACCCTGATCAAGATGAAAGCTATGCTAAAGTGAAGATACTGAAGCACAACATTGTAATTTCAGTTTGCTGCGATGATAGACCAGAACTTTTCAATGAACTCATTCAAGTCCTAAAACGGTTGCGGCTCATAAATCAAGATCAAAACATATTCAGAAGCAGCAAAACAGAAGCAGCAAAACatactcaaaataaaaaatatcaaaaaatcagAATCCAAAATCAAGAAGGCAGCATAGAACAGGCGAGCTCACAGAACCTCAAAAAATCAAAATCTAAAATCAAGAAGGCAGCATAG